One Rhodohalobacter sp. SW132 DNA segment encodes these proteins:
- a CDS encoding DUF4212 domain-containing protein: MKSKAQQYWRQNLIYLAILLAIWFVVSYGAGILFVDWLDQFRMGGFKLGFWFAQQGSIYVFVILIFVYVWLMNRLDKKFEYNEV; this comes from the coding sequence ATGAAATCAAAAGCTCAACAATACTGGCGGCAAAACCTCATCTACCTGGCCATTCTGCTGGCTATCTGGTTTGTTGTGTCTTACGGAGCCGGTATTCTATTTGTCGATTGGCTCGATCAGTTCCGTATGGGCGGCTTTAAACTCGGGTTTTGGTTTGCCCAGCAAGGTTCCATCTACGTGTTTGTAATTCTGATATTTGTGTACGTCTGGCTGATGAACCGCCTCGACAAAAAATTTGAATACAACGAGGTGTGA
- a CDS encoding Hsp20/alpha crystallin family protein yields the protein MSNFKVDIENQLTSLGREIQQFVERMTPSDAERDFSPACDIIESDSKYIIAADLPGMSKKQIKVTLKDHVLKIEGTRELYLEEGETLKREERAQGSFIRSFSMPDHADSSSIEASFKDGVLTVKISKKGTGESEADSIPIN from the coding sequence ATGAGCAACTTTAAAGTCGACATAGAAAATCAGCTGACATCGCTTGGTCGCGAGATCCAGCAGTTTGTGGAACGAATGACGCCATCAGACGCTGAACGGGATTTTTCACCCGCCTGCGATATCATTGAAAGTGACAGCAAATATATTATCGCAGCAGATCTGCCCGGAATGAGCAAGAAGCAGATTAAAGTAACGCTGAAAGATCATGTGCTGAAAATAGAGGGCACTCGTGAACTTTATCTTGAAGAAGGTGAAACCCTGAAAAGAGAAGAACGCGCACAAGGATCATTTATCCGGTCTTTCTCTATGCCCGATCATGCAGACTCATCCTCCATCGAGGCTTCCTTTAAGGATGGTGTACTCACTGTAAAAATATCGAAAAAAGGAACCGGAGAATCTGAAGCCGACTCCATTCCGATCAACTAA
- the dnaK gene encoding molecular chaperone DnaK, with the protein MGKIIGIDLGTTNSCVSVMEGSEPVVIQNAEGGRTTPSVVAFSKDGERLVGAPAKRQAITNPEKTISSIKRFMGRMFSEITEESSQASYKVVKGDDGTARVKIDDRLYAPQEISAMVLQKMKQTAEEYLGEKVTEAVVTVPAYFNDAQRKATQEAGKIAGLEIKRIINEPTAASLAYGLDKKDTDQTIVVYDLGGGTFDVSILELGDGVFEVKSTSGDTHLGGDDFDQRLIKFLAEEFNRDEGIDLRKDPMAMQRLKDAAEKAKIELSSSQKTNVNLPFITATDAGPKHLNIDITRAKFEQLVDDLVQRTIKPCEKSLKDAGLSKSEVDQVILVGGSTRIPKIQEVVKEFFGKDPSKGVNPDEVVAVGAAIQGGVLTGDVDDVVLLDVTPLTLGIETLGGVMTKLIESNTTIPTSKKETFSTAADSQSSVEIHILQGERAKAQDNRTLGRFHLDGIPPAPRGVPQIEVTFDLDANGVLNVSAKDKGTGKEQSIRIESSSGLSDSEIEKMKNAAEEHAEEDKQVRERIETLNKADTLLFSTKKQLEENKDKISEENQTKIQTALDKLETLHKEEKVDEIEPAIEELNQAWAAASQEIYQAAANEQQAGGAGEGAQAEGGAADAEAEEEDDAVDADFEVVDDEDEKK; encoded by the coding sequence ATGGGTAAGATTATAGGTATCGATTTAGGAACAACCAACTCATGCGTCTCCGTAATGGAGGGCAGCGAGCCGGTTGTTATTCAGAATGCAGAAGGTGGACGAACAACTCCATCTGTCGTTGCATTTTCAAAAGACGGCGAACGGCTTGTAGGAGCACCGGCAAAGCGCCAGGCAATTACCAATCCCGAAAAAACAATCTCTTCTATCAAACGGTTTATGGGCCGGATGTTTAGCGAAATCACTGAAGAGAGCAGCCAGGCTTCATATAAAGTTGTAAAGGGCGATGACGGCACGGCACGTGTAAAAATTGACGACCGTCTCTACGCACCACAGGAAATTTCAGCGATGGTTCTGCAGAAAATGAAGCAGACCGCTGAAGAATACCTGGGTGAAAAAGTAACTGAAGCTGTAGTTACGGTTCCCGCCTACTTTAACGATGCGCAGCGGAAAGCGACACAGGAAGCCGGGAAAATTGCCGGGCTGGAGATCAAACGAATTATTAACGAACCAACCGCCGCATCTCTGGCGTACGGACTTGATAAAAAAGACACAGACCAAACCATCGTGGTTTATGACCTTGGTGGAGGTACGTTTGACGTATCGATCCTGGAACTCGGTGACGGAGTATTTGAAGTGAAATCCACCAGTGGTGACACCCACCTTGGCGGTGATGATTTTGACCAGCGCCTGATCAAGTTTCTTGCCGAAGAGTTTAACAGAGATGAAGGCATTGACCTGAGAAAAGATCCAATGGCAATGCAGCGACTGAAAGATGCCGCTGAGAAAGCCAAGATCGAACTCTCAAGTTCACAAAAAACTAACGTGAACCTTCCATTTATCACAGCAACCGATGCGGGACCGAAGCACCTGAACATCGATATCACAAGAGCCAAATTTGAGCAGCTTGTTGATGATCTCGTTCAGCGAACCATAAAACCGTGTGAAAAATCACTGAAAGATGCTGGTCTGAGCAAAAGTGAAGTTGACCAGGTAATCCTTGTGGGTGGTTCCACACGTATTCCGAAGATCCAGGAAGTTGTGAAGGAGTTCTTTGGTAAAGATCCAAGTAAAGGTGTAAACCCGGATGAAGTAGTGGCCGTTGGAGCCGCAATTCAGGGTGGAGTACTTACTGGAGACGTGGACGATGTAGTTCTTCTTGATGTTACCCCGCTGACTTTGGGTATTGAAACCCTTGGCGGCGTAATGACCAAGCTGATTGAATCGAACACCACGATTCCAACCAGCAAAAAAGAGACCTTCTCAACTGCTGCTGACAGCCAGAGCAGTGTGGAAATTCACATCCTGCAGGGCGAACGTGCCAAGGCTCAGGATAACCGAACACTTGGCCGGTTCCACCTCGACGGCATTCCGCCGGCACCACGTGGCGTACCGCAGATTGAAGTAACGTTCGATCTGGATGCCAACGGTGTTCTGAACGTAAGTGCAAAAGATAAAGGAACCGGAAAAGAGCAGAGCATTCGTATTGAATCCTCTTCCGGACTCAGCGACTCAGAAATCGAGAAGATGAAAAATGCCGCTGAAGAGCATGCCGAAGAGGACAAACAAGTGCGTGAGCGCATTGAAACCCTCAATAAAGCAGACACCCTGCTTTTCTCAACCAAGAAACAGCTTGAAGAGAACAAGGATAAGATATCCGAGGAGAATCAAACCAAGATTCAGACTGCTCTCGACAAGCTCGAAACCCTCCATAAAGAGGAGAAAGTGGATGAGATTGAGCCTGCTATTGAAGAGCTGAACCAGGCATGGGCAGCCGCTTCACAGGAAATCTACCAGGCCGCTGCGAATGAGCAACAGGCAGGCGGAGCCGGTGAAGGTGCACAAGCTGAAGGCGGAGCTGCTGATGCAGAAGCTGAAGAAGAAGATGACGCCGTTGACGCCGATTTTGAGGTCGTCGATGACGAAGATGAGAAAAAGTAA
- the aroA gene encoding 3-phosphoshikimate 1-carboxyvinyltransferase, translating into MTETVRPASGFNGTIQLPPDKSISHRAALFAAISDEKSIIENYSEAADPASTLSCLKQLGIQIEREKNRVTIQGVGRKGFINPATPLDCGNSGTTMRLLTGILAGAGVTAELTGDDSLSGRTMKRIIEPLRRMGATISAQEDEFAPISLKDHSGIKPMRYTLPIASAQLKSCVLLAGLFGDEPTEVIEQTPSRDHTERLLNLTSEPYGQGKIIRSSSSDTIPAQSYTVPGDFSAAAFWMVGAAIQSGSELILKNVGINPSRTGILHVLKQMGANITLTDERMQGSEPVADMKISNSSLQPIDLDPKLIPNCIDELPILMVAFCFANGRSTIRGAEELRHKETDRLSAMHEILTNAGAETTLRDDGIEIEGDPDFKPQNAEFNSYHDHRMAMAAAILSSKAGGESSILDADCTAISYPNFWKDLKEVSG; encoded by the coding sequence ATGACAGAAACCGTACGACCTGCATCGGGATTCAACGGAACCATTCAACTGCCACCAGATAAATCTATTTCACACCGTGCCGCACTTTTTGCAGCCATATCGGATGAAAAGAGCATCATTGAAAACTATTCCGAGGCTGCAGACCCGGCCAGCACTCTTTCCTGCCTGAAACAGCTTGGCATTCAAATTGAACGGGAAAAAAATCGAGTAACAATCCAAGGTGTCGGGCGAAAGGGTTTTATAAATCCTGCAACACCGCTTGATTGCGGAAATTCGGGTACTACAATGCGGCTTCTCACCGGTATACTTGCCGGTGCCGGAGTTACGGCAGAATTGACAGGAGACGATTCTCTCTCTGGCCGTACGATGAAACGGATCATCGAACCGCTTCGCCGGATGGGAGCTACAATCTCTGCACAAGAAGATGAGTTCGCCCCGATTTCACTGAAGGATCATTCTGGCATCAAGCCGATGCGCTACACGCTGCCGATCGCCAGTGCTCAGCTGAAGTCCTGTGTACTCCTCGCAGGCCTGTTTGGTGATGAGCCGACTGAAGTAATCGAACAAACCCCGAGCCGCGACCACACGGAAAGACTTTTAAATCTTACATCCGAACCATACGGACAGGGAAAAATCATCCGCAGCAGTTCCTCAGATACAATCCCAGCACAATCGTACACGGTGCCCGGAGATTTTTCCGCCGCCGCGTTCTGGATGGTTGGCGCCGCAATTCAGTCCGGCAGTGAACTGATTCTTAAAAACGTTGGTATCAACCCAAGCCGGACCGGTATTTTACACGTTCTCAAACAGATGGGAGCTAACATTACACTTACAGACGAACGGATGCAGGGCAGTGAACCGGTTGCTGATATGAAAATTTCGAATTCCAGTCTTCAGCCAATCGACCTCGATCCAAAACTGATCCCTAACTGCATTGATGAACTTCCCATTCTGATGGTTGCCTTCTGTTTTGCAAACGGCCGCTCGACGATTCGGGGTGCTGAAGAGCTGCGACACAAGGAGACTGACCGCCTCTCAGCCATGCACGAAATCCTTACCAATGCCGGTGCGGAAACTACGCTGCGGGATGATGGAATCGAAATTGAAGGCGATCCGGATTTTAAACCTCAAAATGCGGAGTTTAACAGCTACCACGATCACAGAATGGCGATGGCAGCTGCAATTCTCTCATCAAAAGCTGGCGGGGAATCTTCAATCCTCGATGCTGACTGCACTGCGATATCCTATCCCAACTTCTGGAAAGACCTGAAAGAAGTGTCGGGCTGA